From Astyanax mexicanus isolate ESR-SI-001 chromosome 16, AstMex3_surface, whole genome shotgun sequence, one genomic window encodes:
- the LOC125782233 gene encoding endogenous retrovirus group FC1 Env polyprotein-like, whose product MGGDRSILGADYSTWTTEQIVKLSTGFEGSNLWIKWINAQAREADMDGCVACAAARPALFLGPAPLFPTEDPIGFQCMISLTRMANPANCTVLSNIFPVIANNTGSGPFQIPDSGNFTCFNHTAGDETKNPKHLGNINPNWCRTIFNGDSGNSIGPWARAGLYYYCGGSTLLLRLPTRSQGLCAMVRLISPITMYGAHKPISNLNRPRRSDDYDFDLTKNTPTYIDAIGVPRGVPDEHKLVDQIAAGWESILIWITPNKNVDRINYVNYQVMRLANITRAAITGLSEQLSATSLMTRQNRIALDMVLANQGGVCHMFRDVCCTVIPNNTAPDGKVTTALIALKALSREMAENTGVDNPITQWLERTFGKWKGVFVSMASAIAVFAAILVTCGCCCVPCIRSLIERTIT is encoded by the coding sequence ATGGGGGGGGATCGGTCAATACTGGGAGCAGATTATTCTACATGGACAACCGAACAGATCGTGAAGCTAAGTACAGGGTTTGAAGGGAGCAACTTATGGATAAAATGGATAAATGCACAAGCCAGAGAAGCTGACATGGACGGGTGCGTAGCATGTGCCGCGGCTAGACCGGCATTGTTTTTAGGTCCAGCGCCATTGTTTCCAACAGAAGACCCGATAGGGTTCCAGTGTATGATTAGTTTAACACGTATGGCTAACCCTGCCAATTGTACTGTCCTGTCAAATATTTTTCCAGTCATAGCAAATAACACCGGCTCAGGACCATTTCAGATTCCCGATTCAGGTAACTTTACTTGTTTTAACCATACAGCAGGGGACGAGACGAAGAACCCAAAACACTTGGGCAACATAAACCCTAATTGGTGCCGCACTATATTTAATGGCGATTCCGGTAACTCTATAGGCCCATGGGCTAGAGCGGGACTGTATTATTATTGTGGAGGATCAACCTTACTGTTAAGACTGCCCACGCGTAGTCAAGGCCTCTGCGCTATGGTAAGACTAATTTCCCCAATCACTATGTACGGCGCACACAAACCTATTTCTAATTTGAATAGGCCTAGGAGATCGGATGACTATGATTTTGACTTAACCAAAAATACACCTACGTACATAGACGCAATAGGCGTACCTCGGGGTGTACCGGACGAGCATAAATTGGTAGATCAGATAGCCGCCGGATGGGAAAGTATCTTAATTTGGATCACACCAAATAAGAATGTCGATCGAATTAATTACGTAAATTACCAAGTAATGAGActggctaacattaccagggcAGCAATAACAGGCTTATCAGAACAGCTATCAGCAACCTCACTAATGACCAGGCAAAATCGTATTGCATTAGATATGGTACTCGCGAATCAGGGTGGCGTCTGTCATATGTTCAGAGATGTATGTTGTACCGTAATCCCTAATAACACGGCCCCAGATGGAAAGGTAACTACAGCGTTAATTGCCCTAAAAGCCCTGTCCAGAGAAATGGCAGAAAACACTGGGGTAGATAATCCAATAACTCAATGGCTAGAGAGAACCTTCGGTAAATGGAAGGGGGTATTTGTATCTATGGCTTCGGCAATCGCTGTATTCGCTGCTATTTTAGTTACATGCGGATGCTGCTGCGTGCCGTGTATTAGATCCCTGATAGAAAGAACAATAACATGA